Proteins from a single region of Candidatus Alcyoniella australis:
- a CDS encoding AMP-binding protein — translation MNLVDLLNERARKYADKTFLFFEESTTSYGQLNRSTSSVAAGLGNMGVAHGDRVALLLPNCPQFVQSFLGIMRLGAVAVPLNTHLKHDEIRNIVQHCGARTLIVHHTRVERVRSLLERELIDNLVVVGSLDVAGGRAFSELTSCTPCKDSTDVGDDDLAAILYATASSRHQRGVMLSHANYTVNAAQTAVGVQMREQDRLLCMLPLYNVNAQVVTLLAPLYAGASVLLVPKFRAHDFLPALSKHKVTAFSAVPTVYAILNKLRDTRRYDLRSLRYCISGAAPLPVDVLHGFESRFGATIIEGYGLSEATCTASVNPLDSTRKIGSVGLPVPDQQMRIVDRQGDPIPPGRIGEIQIKGPNVMLGYYNDPQATAETIVEGWMHTGDVGYCDRDGFFFIVGRARELIIRGGQNIFPREVVEALENDERVIETAVIGAPDEIYGEQVVAFVVLKPDCRADEQSIIERCLGPLAGYKCPTRVLFVEKLPRDSHGKLNKQSLMERFLNSI, via the coding sequence GTGAACCTTGTTGATTTGCTGAACGAGCGCGCCCGCAAATACGCCGATAAGACTTTTCTGTTTTTCGAGGAATCGACGACATCCTACGGGCAGTTAAACCGCTCGACATCATCAGTGGCCGCGGGCCTGGGCAACATGGGAGTTGCCCACGGCGATCGCGTGGCGCTGCTGCTTCCCAACTGTCCGCAGTTCGTGCAGAGCTTCCTCGGGATTATGCGCCTCGGTGCGGTGGCCGTACCGCTGAACACGCACCTCAAACACGACGAGATTCGAAATATCGTCCAGCATTGCGGCGCCCGCACCTTGATCGTGCACCACACCCGAGTCGAGCGGGTGCGCTCGCTGCTTGAGCGGGAACTTATCGATAATCTGGTCGTTGTCGGCTCGCTGGACGTTGCAGGCGGCCGCGCGTTTTCCGAGCTGACCTCATGTACGCCGTGCAAAGACTCCACGGATGTGGGGGACGACGATCTTGCGGCGATACTCTATGCAACGGCCTCTTCCCGGCATCAGCGAGGCGTGATGCTCAGCCACGCCAACTATACGGTCAACGCCGCACAGACCGCAGTCGGCGTTCAGATGCGCGAGCAGGATCGGCTGCTGTGCATGCTGCCGCTGTACAACGTCAACGCCCAGGTGGTGACCCTGCTCGCTCCGTTGTACGCCGGGGCATCGGTGTTGCTGGTGCCCAAGTTCAGGGCCCACGACTTCCTCCCGGCGCTGAGCAAGCACAAGGTTACGGCCTTCAGCGCCGTGCCTACGGTTTACGCGATTCTCAATAAGCTTCGGGACACCCGGCGCTACGACCTGCGTTCGCTACGTTACTGTATCAGCGGCGCGGCGCCGCTGCCCGTGGATGTGCTCCACGGTTTCGAAAGTCGCTTCGGCGCAACCATCATCGAGGGCTACGGGCTGAGCGAGGCCACCTGTACCGCATCGGTCAACCCGCTGGATTCGACGCGCAAGATCGGCTCGGTCGGATTGCCGGTCCCCGACCAGCAGATGCGGATTGTCGACCGGCAAGGCGATCCGATTCCGCCGGGACGCATCGGCGAGATCCAGATCAAGGGGCCCAACGTGATGCTCGGCTACTACAACGACCCCCAGGCCACGGCCGAGACGATCGTCGAGGGCTGGATGCACACCGGCGACGTTGGATACTGCGACCGCGACGGATTCTTCTTCATCGTCGGCCGCGCGCGCGAGCTGATCATCCGCGGCGGCCAAAACATCTTTCCACGCGAGGTGGTCGAGGCGCTGGAGAACGACGAACGAGTGATAGAGACCGCGGTGATCGGCGCGCCGGACGAGATCTACGGCGAGCAGGTAGTGGCCTTCGTGGTGCTTAAACCCGATTGCCGTGCGGACGAGCAGTCGATTATCGAGCGCTGCCTGGGACCCCTCGCCGGATACAAATGCCCTACCCGCGTGCTGTTCGTGGAAAAACTGCCGCGCGATTCCCATGGCAAGCTCAACAAGCAAAGCTTGATGGAACGCTTCCTAAACAGCATCTGA
- a CDS encoding lysophospholipase: MTQITNTTRTIFSADGLSLFVQQWVPQSPRAWVVLAHGLGEHSGRYNNVVDVLLPAGIAVAALDHRGHGRSEGQRAFVKRFDQFHDDLGQLISEVSIEAKGLPVFLAGHSLGGLIVLSYALARPEGLSGVVSSGAALKLAVEVPAVKRLLGNVTSKFIPKLSLNNELDPQSLSHDPAVVEAYIADPLVHPKITTRLFTEMVATMASTVERAGELTLPCLLMHGDADPICNPEGSRAFYDGLTVEDRTLLRYEGFYHEIFNEIGKEKPLNDMREWLLKRVGESDG; this comes from the coding sequence ATGACACAAATTACGAATACCACGCGTACGATCTTCTCGGCGGACGGCCTGTCGCTGTTCGTCCAACAGTGGGTGCCGCAGTCGCCCCGCGCCTGGGTGGTGCTGGCCCACGGACTGGGCGAGCACTCCGGGCGTTACAACAACGTGGTCGATGTGCTGCTGCCCGCCGGCATTGCAGTCGCCGCCCTGGATCATCGCGGACACGGTCGGTCCGAGGGGCAGCGCGCGTTCGTGAAACGCTTTGACCAATTTCACGACGACCTGGGTCAGCTGATCTCCGAGGTGTCGATTGAGGCCAAGGGCCTGCCGGTTTTTCTGGCGGGGCATTCTCTGGGCGGCCTGATTGTACTGTCATACGCACTGGCCCGGCCCGAGGGGCTCAGCGGCGTGGTGAGCTCAGGCGCTGCGTTGAAGCTGGCAGTGGAGGTTCCCGCGGTTAAGAGGCTGCTGGGCAACGTCACCAGCAAGTTCATCCCCAAATTAAGCCTCAACAACGAGCTCGATCCGCAGTCTCTGAGCCACGATCCGGCGGTGGTCGAGGCCTACATCGCCGACCCGTTGGTCCATCCGAAGATAACGACCCGGCTGTTTACCGAGATGGTCGCGACGATGGCGTCGACCGTCGAACGCGCCGGCGAACTGACCCTGCCGTGCCTGCTGATGCACGGCGACGCCGACCCGATCTGCAACCCTGAGGGGAGCCGCGCGTTTTACGACGGGCTCACGGTTGAAGACCGCACCCTGCTGCGCTACGAGGGCTTTTACCACGAGATTTTCAACGAGATCGGCAAGGAGAAGCCGCTTAACGACATGCGCGAGTGGTTGCTCAAACGTGTGGGCGAGTCCGACGGGTGA